The nucleotide sequence CAGGCGGCGATTCATCCCGAAGCCGGCCTGACCCGTGGCATGCGCGAGACGAGCGGGTTGCCGCTGCGTCAGCGCTTCCACTGCGACCTGCTCCAGCCGATCCATCAACCAAGCCTCGTAGGCCGCTATTTCCGCCGCGTCTTCCGGCGACGGCTCCACCCGAAAAACATACGGAGCCACCGATTTTAACGCCGGCGCGCTGTGGTTGTGCGCGGAGGTCAGCGTCAATCGTGCGCGATTCGTAAATCCCACCGCCTGGCCCAAACGCGCCATCAACGCCGCGGCCATCTCATCGCTCACGCCGAGCAGGTCGGTGGTGAGCAACAATACCGGGTCCTCGCCCGCGTCGCCTCCGATGGCCATCGCCTTGGCAAAAATCCGCTGCGTCACCGCGTTCGAGCTGGTCTTGCGCACACCGCGAGGGAACCCGTGTAGCCGCACCGCCATCGGAGGAGTGATGTCCACTTTCGCAACACCAACTAAAGTCAATGGACCGGTCGCCGTGCGAGCTGGCGCAGCGTGCGCGTCCAGCTCCGCCAAGGCACGTTGCAAGACCCATTGCACCATCAGAAAAAGGTTGGCCCCGCTGAACGGACCGGGATCGAGTGCCGCCACCCGCTGCATTGCCGCCCTGACCGGGAGCGCTTGCTCATCGATCCGGTCCATCACATTTGCAGCGGCCAATTGCACGAGGGGCCGCTCGTCCTCCAACCACCGGGTCAGGAAGGGCAACGCGGCCGACGGCTCACCTCGGTTGCATAGGGCTTCCGCCGCCGCGATCGAAACTTCCGCGTGCTCGTCCTGCAGGGCTTTGCGTAACGCCGCGCCCATTCCCGGCGTTTTCACCTCGCGCCCCAGTGCGGCCAATCCACTCGCCGCCCAGTAACGAACCGGCGGATACGAGTCCGCCAGCGCCGCCATCAGCACGGATCCCGCCGCCGCTCCCTGCTCCAGCAAACGGACCGCCGCAATACAGCGATCGATGTCATACGCTCCGCTGCGGGCATATTCAAATTCACTGCTGCCAACCGCAAAATCGCGCAACATCTGTTCCGGGATAAATCCGGTGTCCACCGTGCGGCGCGCCCAATCGAAGTGCTCCGCACGCATGCGGGCCAAGGTATCCGCATAGGCCGGATCATGGGCCACATTGTGCAGTTCATCGGGATCAGTGCGCAAATCATAGAGTTCCTCCAACGCCTTGTGATCGGCCATGAAATAGGTCAGCCCGGGAGACAAATCTCCCGCGACAGCGAGACGACGAAACGCCTGCGAGGATTGCAGGAGGTCCATGTAATCCAACCAAGGAAAGTGCGGCAGGTCTGGGTGGTAGTTGCGGTGATACTTGAACCGGTCGCTGCGCACGGTGCGGCTCATATCAATGCGTTCGTCCATCCGGTCCCGAATCGAATAAATGTAATCATTGGGATCCGGCACCGTGGTGCTGAGCACGTCGCGTCCCTGCATCATCTCCGGCACGGGAAGTTTCAAAAACGACAAAATCGACGGAGCCAAATCGATCAAACTCACCAGTTGGGAATCCACCGATCCGGGCTCCGCCGCCATCCGCGTCCGCCACTTCTCCGGCACGCAAACAATCAAGGGAACCTGCAGCCCCGCCTCGAAATTGAACTGTTTCGCGCGCGGTAAACCCGCCCCGTGGTCCGTATAAAACATGACCACGGTGTCATCCGCCAACCCGTCCGCTTCCAGTTGGGCGAGAATCGTTTTCACCTGGCCGTCCATCGCCGTGATCATGTCGTGATTGCGAGCCCACTCCCGCCGCACTTCCGGCGTATCGGGCAACCACGCGGGCAATGTCACTTTGGCCGGATCGTGGCGTTGTTCCGGCGTGAGCCCGGCGGTGAGTTTCGCAAACGCTTCATCGTCGAAACGCAGGCGACTCTCGTGCGTCGTCATGAAATTAAAGATGCTGAAAAAGGGCTGACCCGGTGCACGGTTTCTCCAATGCGCCTTCCGGCTCGACTCATCCCACATCCCGGCCGGAGCGGGAAAATTGTAATCCTCCTTGAAGTTGTTGGTGCAGTAATAACCGGCATCCCGCAGCAGTTGAGGTAACGTCGGCGTCTGGTCCGACAACGTCGCGCTTCCTCGCATGTGCTGCGACCCCAGCGACGACGCAAACATGCCTGTGGCCAAACTCGATCGCGACGGCGCACATACTCCCGCCGCACTGAACGCCCGCGTAAATCGCACTCCCTGCGTCGCCAGCTGATCCAGACTCGGCGTGTTCGCATCCGGGTCACCGTAACTGCCGAGATTCGAACTCATATCCTCGGCCACCAACCACAGAATATTGGGACGCTCCTCCG is from Synoicihabitans lomoniglobus and encodes:
- a CDS encoding sulfatase-like hydrolase/transferase, with amino-acid sequence MNRFSRSRLLLILGGTIGLWTGAMAEERPNILWLVAEDMSSNLGSYGDPDANTPSLDQLATQGVRFTRAFSAAGVCAPSRSSLATGMFASSLGSQHMRGSATLSDQTPTLPQLLRDAGYYCTNNFKEDYNFPAPAGMWDESSRKAHWRNRAPGQPFFSIFNFMTTHESRLRFDDEAFAKLTAGLTPEQRHDPAKVTLPAWLPDTPEVRREWARNHDMITAMDGQVKTILAQLEADGLADDTVVMFYTDHGAGLPRAKQFNFEAGLQVPLIVCVPEKWRTRMAAEPGSVDSQLVSLIDLAPSILSFLKLPVPEMMQGRDVLSTTVPDPNDYIYSIRDRMDERIDMSRTVRSDRFKYHRNYHPDLPHFPWLDYMDLLQSSQAFRRLAVAGDLSPGLTYFMADHKALEELYDLRTDPDELHNVAHDPAYADTLARMRAEHFDWARRTVDTGFIPEQMLRDFAVGSSEFEYARSGAYDIDRCIAAVRLLEQGAAAGSVLMAALADSYPPVRYWAASGLAALGREVKTPGMGAALRKALQDEHAEVSIAAAEALCNRGEPSAALPFLTRWLEDERPLVQLAAANVMDRIDEQALPVRAAMQRVAALDPGPFSGANLFLMVQWVLQRALAELDAHAAPARTATGPLTLVGVAKVDITPPMAVRLHGFPRGVRKTSSNAVTQRIFAKAMAIGGDAGEDPVLLLTTDLLGVSDEMAAALMARLGQAVGFTNRARLTLTSAHNHSAPALKSVAPYVFRVEPSPEDAAEIAAYEAWLMDRLEQVAVEALTQRQPARLAHATGQAGFGMNRRLVENGEWVTFGDNPHGPMDQDLTVMSVRAPDGTLRATWFSYACHGVCWQAPSVHGDWMGVAQSRLEAAHPGSVAMVTVGCGGNINPLDIHFRGEDPVTPGEEAAAEVERVLGQPMEPLAGTPQVRVARFDLPLQPVPDLAHWEKRKDWFSRTMTARLQRGEPVATSIPYMVQTWTFADELNIVFLAGEVHVQYGLRLKKEFPGGRLWVNAYAHDSPAYIPAADEIPEGGWEVDGSRINYGVPARFDPSVEDLIFEQVKALLSPDVGPVPRASATSPAIP